One Sodalinema gerasimenkoae IPPAS B-353 DNA segment encodes these proteins:
- a CDS encoding chemotaxis protein CheW translates to MVGNPDFLMGQSEEDLAPEFQELETPEGELHLRFQVPSGRELALPATGIREVLDPPPDRITPMPNVSPLLLGTFNVRGRVIWVADLGQFLGDPVALNTDRAEIFVIAVEDQDTILGLAVERIVKMQWLDVEKLQMPTDIPDGVAPFLRGEWVFEENERPVTLRLLDQVSILRSARWAA, encoded by the coding sequence ATGGTTGGGAACCCAGATTTTTTGATGGGGCAGTCTGAAGAAGACCTTGCCCCCGAGTTCCAGGAACTAGAAACCCCTGAGGGTGAGTTACATCTGAGGTTTCAAGTTCCCTCCGGGCGCGAACTCGCCCTTCCCGCTACCGGGATTCGTGAAGTGCTCGATCCTCCCCCCGATCGCATCACCCCCATGCCCAATGTCTCGCCCCTGTTGCTGGGGACGTTCAATGTGCGAGGGCGGGTGATTTGGGTGGCGGATTTGGGCCAGTTTCTGGGAGATCCCGTCGCCTTAAACACCGATCGCGCCGAAATATTCGTGATCGCGGTCGAAGATCAAGACACTATACTAGGATTAGCAGTTGAACGGATTGTTAAAATGCAGTGGCTTGATGTGGAAAAACTGCAAATGCCAACGGACATCCCCGATGGCGTCGCGCCGTTTTTACGGGGAGAATGGGTCTTTGAAGAAAACGAACGACCTGTGACGCTCCGGCTGCTTGACCAAGTCTCAATTCTGCGCTCAGCGCGGTGGGCCGCTTGA
- a CDS encoding response regulator transcription factor, with protein sequence MSKVLVIEDSVTQREMIANLLRGSGLTVIEATDGVEALDKIQGNPPDLVVLDIVMPRMNGYEVCRRLKADPKTQNVPVVMCSSKGEEFDRYWGMKQGADAYVAKPFQPTELVGTVKQMLRG encoded by the coding sequence GTTATTGAAGATAGTGTGACCCAGCGGGAGATGATTGCGAACCTTTTGCGAGGGAGCGGACTAACCGTGATTGAAGCAACGGACGGCGTGGAGGCCCTGGACAAAATTCAGGGCAATCCCCCCGACTTGGTGGTTCTCGATATTGTCATGCCCCGCATGAATGGCTATGAAGTGTGTCGTCGCCTTAAAGCTGATCCAAAAACCCAGAACGTACCCGTGGTGATGTGTTCCTCCAAGGGGGAGGAGTTCGATCGCTACTGGGGGATGAAGCAGGGGGCCGATGCCTATGTGGCCAAACCCTTCCAACCCACGGAATTGGTGGGAACCGTCAAGCAAATGTTACGGGGCTAA